In the genome of Bacillus sp. SM2101, the window TGATATGTTGATCGAATAACAAGTGTTGTTTTTCTACCTGACCATGAAGTTAAAAATCGTTAAATTCCTAAAGTGCTTCAATTTTTATAAAACAATCTATATTGTATTAGTTGCCCATTAGTCCCTAAATATTCTTCATTACCTACTCTACTAATTTCTTTAAATCCCAATTTACCAAGCATTTTTTTGGAACGAACATTTGCTTCATGGGTTTCAGCGTTAAAAACTGTAATTCCTAACTCCTCGAACCCATATTGCATCATACATTCAGCAGAATAAAAACCAATTCCTTTTCCCCACAATGCGCTCTCACCAATTGCAACGCCAAGTTCGGCAGTATTATTGTTAATACTAGCTAAGTCTGCATATCCAATTAACCGATCATGTAACGTTATGCCCAAACGAACAAGCTCTTCAGACTTATTATTTACACAATTAAGCCACCACTGATATAGTTCCTTAGAGTTTTGATTGTACTCCCAACCGTTTGCTAAACAAAAAGATTCATCCTTACTCCAATATAAGACACTGTTATAATCAGTCATTGTTAAAGGCCTGACGTTAATACAATGTAAAATCCTACTATTACTATTCACTACTTCCTCCCAAAAATGATATCCTAAGTAAAAAATTAATATATTTTAATTTCTCTAATGTTGTCTTTTGAACTTACTGTGAATACAAATGAACAATTGTTATCCGTTTTCCACTATCCATTTCTAGATTTTTTCTTCTCTACTTATGATCATAGCTTCTTTTATATTTCTCTCATTTTCCTCTGTGCACCAAAAAATCTTTCTACTATATACAATTCTGTTAATATGCTTACTACATTATAAACACGTATACATCTAAAAAATTTGGCATACTATTGTACGTAATAATAATAGGGCTGGGGTAGCGACACTTATAGTTTTTCGTTAGTAATAATAACAACAAGGTTTATGATAATAGTCTAGTTATACAAGTCTAACCACCATGGATAATCAAATTGTCCTTCTGAAATTTGAAAAAAATACCCGAATATACCTAAATGAGTGATTCCTGATTCATAACCTAGCATTTGTGTATACGTTGAGAATATAACGAAATCGATCCTTTCAATTTCGACTGGTATATTCTTTGGTGGAGGTGGCATCCTACCATATTTTTCTTCTGAAAATGCTGTAAAATCCTCTGTTGTTGGGTTCATTATAGTCAAAGCTATTAACATAACAACAATGACACATACAAAAAGAACTATTTTCTTCTTTTTTCTCACTTTCCCCTCACTTATCTTCATTGTATTAATGATTTGATTTTCTGAATTCCTAAGTCAATGGATGTTTCAACATAACCAACAACTTGGTCAAACATGAACACTTGTAACGGCTCATTAAGATCACTTTGTTTAGTATTCATATCCTCCAATATGTATGGTATAAATTCTTTTACGTCATTTTCTGTTATTTCATCTAGCTGAACAATCTCACTCTGCTTTAATAATAATTCATGTAATTCATTAGTACAGCCATAGTATGTTAATAACTTACTATTTAACAAGCTAAAATCGTTATGGTATAGTTGAAAAATCTTATGATCATTTTCCATACGATTTTTTAACCATGGTAAGTAAAATCCT includes:
- a CDS encoding zinc dependent phospholipase C family protein, which encodes MGSRIMHLLIANRIADQFSIKDKTTFLLGGIAPDAVSPKDKSHFYKGDVNDFSRSIDYEAFLQKYSSYKKSHYILGYYTHLIADHIWLKGFYLPWLKNRMENDHKIFQLYHNDFSLLNSKLLTYYGCTNELHELLLKQSEIVQLDEITENDVKEFIPYILEDMNTKQSDLNEPLQVFMFDQVVGYVETSIDLGIQKIKSLIQ
- a CDS encoding GNAT family N-acetyltransferase, whose amino-acid sequence is MNSNSRILHCINVRPLTMTDYNSVLYWSKDESFCLANGWEYNQNSKELYQWWLNCVNNKSEELVRLGITLHDRLIGYADLASINNNTAELGVAIGESALWGKGIGFYSAECMMQYGFEELGITVFNAETHEANVRSKKMLGKLGFKEISRVGNEEYLGTNGQLIQYRLFYKN